Proteins encoded in a region of the Methanofollis tationis genome:
- a CDS encoding CTP synthase: protein MKYIFVTGGVMSGLGKGITAASMGRILKNRGYQVTAIKIDPYLNIDAGTMNPAQHGEVFVLNDGGEVDLDLGNYERFLDIELTRSHNITTGKIYRSVIEKERRGDFLGSTVQIIPHITDEIKSCITRTAEAFENNGHKAEVCLVEVGGTVGDIESMPFLEAVRQMRGEFPQHDTALVHVTLVPADTMGDLKTKPTQHSVKALRELGLRPDMIVCRSDRVLPVHSRKKISEFCDVPLNAVISAADAPDIYQVPMELEKEGAANVILDLLGLEKRGVDTEWYRTVTAEYTSRVTIGLVTKYGVEDVYLSIKEALKHAGRALSTEVQIRWLDAETYNAEDLSEVDGVLIPGGFGIRGIPGKIRAIQYAREHQVPFLGICLGFQMAVVEYARDVLGCLDAISEEFGPGTHVIAILPEQEEVINLGGTMRLGGYPIEVAPETMAMNLYGSGEITERHRHRYEVNPDYIGKLETAGLVFSGKNGNRMEILEISGHPFFFATQFHPEFRSRPTRPSPPYLGFVNACRENKNRRNQR, encoded by the coding sequence TATCTCAACATTGATGCCGGCACGATGAATCCTGCACAGCACGGCGAGGTCTTCGTCCTCAACGACGGCGGCGAGGTCGACCTCGATCTTGGCAACTACGAGCGATTTCTCGATATCGAACTCACCCGGTCTCATAACATCACCACAGGGAAGATCTATCGCAGCGTCATAGAAAAAGAGCGGCGGGGCGATTTCCTCGGGAGTACCGTCCAGATTATCCCGCATATCACCGACGAGATCAAGAGCTGCATCACGAGGACTGCGGAGGCGTTCGAGAACAACGGCCATAAGGCCGAGGTCTGCCTCGTGGAGGTCGGCGGGACGGTCGGCGACATCGAGAGCATGCCCTTCCTTGAGGCGGTGCGGCAGATGCGGGGTGAGTTCCCCCAGCACGACACCGCGCTTGTCCATGTGACCCTGGTGCCGGCCGATACGATGGGCGACCTCAAGACGAAGCCGACCCAGCACTCGGTGAAGGCCCTGCGCGAACTCGGTCTGCGGCCGGACATGATCGTCTGCAGGAGCGACCGCGTCCTGCCGGTGCACTCGCGCAAGAAGATCTCCGAGTTCTGCGACGTGCCGCTCAATGCGGTGATCAGTGCTGCAGATGCCCCGGACATCTATCAGGTGCCGATGGAGCTTGAGAAGGAAGGGGCGGCAAACGTCATTCTCGATCTGCTCGGGCTTGAAAAGCGCGGTGTGGATACCGAGTGGTACCGGACAGTGACGGCGGAGTACACGAGCCGGGTGACGATCGGGCTGGTCACAAAGTACGGGGTCGAAGACGTCTATCTCTCCATCAAAGAGGCGCTGAAACACGCGGGCCGCGCCCTCTCCACCGAGGTGCAGATCAGGTGGCTGGACGCGGAGACCTATAACGCCGAAGATCTCAGCGAGGTCGACGGCGTCCTGATCCCGGGCGGCTTCGGGATAAGGGGCATTCCCGGCAAGATCCGGGCGATCCAGTACGCCCGGGAGCACCAGGTCCCCTTCCTCGGGATCTGCCTCGGGTTCCAGATGGCGGTGGTCGAGTACGCCCGTGACGTTCTTGGTTGCCTGGACGCAATATCTGAGGAATTCGGACCGGGAACGCATGTGATCGCCATCCTGCCCGAACAGGAGGAGGTGATCAACCTCGGCGGCACGATGCGCCTTGGCGGCTATCCGATCGAGGTGGCCCCGGAGACGATGGCCATGAACCTGTACGGCAGCGGCGAGATTACAGAGCGGCACCGCCACCGGTATGAGGTGAACCCGGATTATATCGGCAAGCTCGAAACTGCAGGTCTCGTATTCTCCGGGAAGAACGGTAACAGGATGGAGATTCTGGAAATATCCGGACATCCGTTCTTCTTTGCGACCCAGTTCCATCCCGAGTTCAGGTCGCGGCCGACGCGGCCGTCTCCGCCCTATCTCGGCTTTGTAAATGCATGCAGGGAGAACAAGAACCGGCGGAACCAGAGGTGA
- the guaA gene encoding glutamine-hydrolyzing GMP synthase, producing the protein MVKVEAFIESAIEEIRREAGDEKVVVALSGGVDSSVCAMLAARAIGKNLIPIYVDTGLMRKGESERICELFCDIGVKRVNAAEEFFAALKGIVDPEEKRKAIGERFVRIFEREAKATGAKFLLQGTIYPDRIESEGGIKSHHNVGGMPIDMMFQKVIEPLRDLYKDEVREVAGGVGLPLEIQHRMPFPGPGLAVRVLGEVTPEAIAVVREANAIVEEELVEAYRPWQCFAALLGRGTGVKGDIRCFGWVVAVRAVNSRDGMTADPLELPFTVLGEIAGRITSEIAEVSRVVYDVTPKPPATIEYE; encoded by the coding sequence ATGGTAAAAGTTGAAGCGTTCATCGAGAGTGCAATCGAGGAGATCCGGCGCGAGGCAGGCGACGAGAAGGTCGTTGTCGCCCTTTCGGGCGGTGTCGACTCGTCGGTCTGTGCCATGCTTGCGGCCCGTGCGATCGGGAAGAATCTCATTCCTATTTACGTCGACACCGGGCTGATGCGGAAAGGAGAGAGTGAGCGGATCTGCGAACTCTTCTGTGACATCGGGGTAAAACGGGTCAACGCAGCCGAAGAATTTTTTGCGGCGCTGAAGGGCATCGTCGACCCGGAGGAGAAACGGAAAGCGATTGGAGAGCGTTTCGTCAGGATATTCGAGCGGGAGGCGAAGGCGACCGGGGCGAAGTTCCTTCTCCAGGGGACGATCTATCCTGACCGGATCGAGAGCGAGGGCGGGATCAAGAGCCACCACAATGTTGGCGGGATGCCCATCGACATGATGTTCCAGAAGGTAATCGAGCCGCTCCGCGACCTGTACAAAGACGAGGTGCGCGAGGTCGCCGGGGGCGTCGGGCTGCCGCTGGAGATCCAGCACCGGATGCCCTTCCCGGGTCCGGGGCTTGCGGTCAGAGTGCTTGGCGAGGTGACGCCCGAGGCGATCGCCGTCGTGCGCGAGGCGAATGCGATCGTCGAGGAGGAACTTGTCGAGGCCTACCGTCCCTGGCAGTGCTTTGCCGCCCTTCTCGGGCGGGGCACCGGCGTCAAGGGCGACATCCGCTGTTTCGGCTGGGTCGTTGCCGTCAGGGCGGTGAACTCCAGGGACGGCATGACCGCTGATCCCCTCGAACTGCCGTTTACGGTCCTTGGTGAGATCGCCGGACGGATCACCTCCGAGATCGCAGAGGTCTCGCGGGTCGTCTATGACGTTACGCCCAAGCCCCCCGCAACGATTGAATATGAGTAA